Genomic window (Tripterygium wilfordii isolate XIE 37 chromosome 11, ASM1340144v1, whole genome shotgun sequence):
CTTTACCCAATTGTCAACCCAACCTCTtacaacactttttttttcttcccttatcTAATAAACATGGTAAAAGTGATTCTTTGAACATGTCCTACTAATTTTCATGAAATTAATAACCTTAATTCAACGCAAACCCCCCATTCTTGCTTACCAACTCTCCTGCCTTAAAAGGGCATTCAATTAAACGTGTTGAAATGTAAAtggataaattatttaaaaagttgaaaatttgcttaacaatattaattattaattgtcCACATCTTTCTAGAactacaaaaaaatattaaggacGTATCCGATACGTACCATTGCTTGATTCCACCAACAACCcactaattaacttcaattttatttcatatttttcgGAAGGGTGCAATGCAATACTGCTCTATTcacagagatatatatataattactttGATTATAAATAAATTCTCAACATGTGACTGACTGACTCTGAAAGAAACAGTGAAACTGTGACCCAAAAAAGCACGTGTTTttcgtttttcatttttcatgtagcTAGTTAATGCTGACGTGAcattatttgtttaaattggcACCGTAGATATAAATTTTCATGTGATTAAATGCATGTGTTCATCTTTCTGGTGGAACAGCATTCTCATAAACTTTTGTGGACCGAGCTAGTGTGAAGATAGCTTGACAACTAGCAAAAGCAAGACTGGAAAATGGAAACGCCAGCTCCTACTATGCACATAACTTGTGATTCTGGTAGACATGCATGTCATGGAAATTTCCACCTACTTTTTACGTTTATTACTTTGCAAAAAGGAAACGAATATTATAAGATCAGATTCTACCTATTAATTTGTTGATGCAAAATATATACACCTCTAATAAGATGCTAACATATGTCATTATGCAGCTTGGGGAAGAGGAGATCGGGTTGGGGAGCATCTTGGCCAACCCAGATGTCACATCGGCCTAGATTCCTCGATATAACCGAACAGTCATAACCCCTGGAACCCTAGAAGATCAAAATACATTGGGGTACCAAGGAGCACTCATCATCGAACATGAAGGAAATCTACAAGAGATCGATAGTGATTCACCTCTATAAATCTCGCCCACAATCAAGTGCaatcaataattcaaaattcatataaaatgcTAATTGCACTCAGCTAAATTTCTCTCACATTTTCACCACTACTAACTAAAGAGAGAGCTGAAATCTCAATAGTCTTATTGTCTACAGAGCTAACTTGAGCGTCCCCTGAGTTACAACTCGAAGACTTGAAAACTTACATTTTCTACATGTGCAGATACTATACAATCACTTCCTGATCCCTTGGTCTGATAAACCGATATGTCTGTAGAATGGAGCAGCTGATTATCGAGCAATCAAAGAGTCGGTCCGATTTTTCACGTCATCAATAAatgttataatttataaatcacGTAAAATCGTTGTCTCTTGTGTtgaattgattttaattttgattattctttttttttcccgtaTCTGTTAATCGTATTGATCGTGACCGTTGATATGTTTCCACACAATACCTTATACAGTGAATGTGACAAAATGGAATCAAGACCCCTACTTTTTTTCGGTGACAAATGGCtgcttctttattttctaaaatatcTAACTTGCTTTTCTTCAGAAATTCAAATCCGGcccattgatttcttttttctgaGTTTGCTATTGGTTGGATGATATGATGATCAATTTGAGGGGTAGCACTAAGGTCTTAAGCATTTGAGGAACCTGGATGATTCCTGTATCTTCCCTTACCGTTTTGAAGGGATTCTAGATAGAGAGGAAACCCATCGGAACGTGCAAGGTAGTAAACatttctccaaataaaaacaattTGAAACCGCCTTTATTTGATGTGTATTTTTATTACTAATAATTCCTACCACGTACGTAGATATTTAGCTAACCAAAGCCATCCAAATGTTAACtataattcttaaaaaaaaatgtcaactaTAATTACAAGTCAATTGTTATGTGCATCATTTAGCGGATTTTATATGTATAGAGCCCACGAATTCctttgaattatatatattcaacTCAATTGTTGAGATAATAGGAATATCAACTCTCGGAGTCTTTATTATTTACGATTGttatatatagaaaatttgGGTTACCAAAATATCTTAATCCACAAATTGTGACATAATCCATCTTTCTCGTACGATATGTTCCAAATCGTACCATAATCCACCAGCTTAacaattttttcttaaaaaaaccaACGAACACGTAAGTGGTGGGGACATTTTAATTGGCAATTTGGCAGCCGCTCAGTATGTACCAACATCACACGCCGCGAAGGTCGgccaaaaacagaaaagtcTGCCCGGCTGCTGCTTCGTTCGCGTTTCAACTTTGACTTGGAATCAGTCCCGGAAGACTCAACGTGTTGGGCcccacatatacacatatacaatatACATCCAGTGTACCACTTCCGACCCTCTCTTAATATTTGACCGACTTCACTCACCCCTTGCCCACCAAGATACCTCACATCCTACTTAAAACGTGCACCACTCCCCTCTTTTTTTACTTATTATAATCCTAACCCCATTCTTACTTTCTCTCCACTTGTCACGCAACTTCCATCTCTTTGCTTCTCCACTCCCCCTTATAAATCCAACCACACCGCCCTTCACACTAACTCAACGCTCACATTCATCTTCAACAACCACACAGcacatctcctctctctctctccctctccctctcgaGCAAATTACAGTACTCTAAGATCAGATATGGCCTTAGAAGCTCTCAATTCTCCAACAACAGCAGGACCTACCTTCCCCTTCGAAGACCCCAAACTGGGAGAGGCATGGGTGAAGCGCAAGCGCTCCAAGCGTCCACGCCTCGACCATGCTCCCACCGAGGAAGAGTATCTGGCTCTCTGTCTTATTATGCTCGCTCGTGGCACCACTGCCTCGCAGCAGCGTCACTCTTCCCCCGCTCCGCCGCTGCCACCAACTGTGACTCTGGATCAGAAGCTTAGTTACAAGTGTAGTGTTTGTAACAAGGTCTTCTCGTCCTACCAAGCGCTCGGTGGACACAAGGCCAGCCACCGGAAGGGAAGCGATGAGCAATCCAAttccaccaccaccagctcCGCCACCGCGGCGTCTAACGGTAGCGGTAGGGTTCACGAGTGTTCTATTTGCCACAAAAGCTTCCCCACCGGCCAGGCCTTGGGAGGCCACAAGCGGTGTCACTATGAAGGCGGCGACAAAGGCGGCCTAAGGGTTTCTGAAGGTGTCAGTTCCACTGACACTAAATCCAATATCACCAACAGCAGCAGCCACCGCGAGTTCGACCTGAATCTCCCCGCCTTGCCGGATTTTTCATCAGGATTCTTCATCTCTCGTCATGACGACGAGGTCGAGAGCCCACACCCCTCGAAGAAGCCCCGTGTTTTGACGCAGCCCAAGATCGAAGTCTAAATCTAGAAGATTCTAGTAGAGATCGATTAGATTCAAGAACCAATTATTTCTTTCTTCGTCGTTTCAATTCCTTTTGTTAGaacgattatttttttttcctccgcTGTACATAGCAGCAGCATCTCAGTTTGTACTAGCCAGTGAttattcaattaatttattcttttattagaAACAAATTTTATTCTCCTCTATTTTTATCAATTAAGTTAAACTGCGCCGGCACGGCTTGGAAAGCCCATAATCTACGCATATGATGCGCTGGCAGAAACGCGTGATCGGGGAGGGCATGACACATGGATAtgagacttcgtaagaacactttCAATAGTGCAAATTTAATGGagcaacaaaaatcaatattgggtccCATCTCTAtcacacaaaaaatcaaatcaaacacgtCTCTAAATATAGTCAAATCAACAATACAcatttcccaatataaccacataaacaaaacacaaatcctTATACATTATTATTTCTCATCCAACATGGAAGCCAATAAAATCTTATGCATTCATGTTGTTCACaataaaattacaacaaaacacaaaatctcaatacaaccaaaCCAGCAAAACATGTCTCCTAATACAAACATATCAATAAAACATAACatctcatatatttttattggcCCAGCAAAAATAACAACATTACAAATGCTCTAATTGGTTTAAACTTCTAGGGTTCATAATTTGAATAACTTTTAGAGTTCATAATTTGAATTTAATGATTTAGGAGATGTGTTACattacacaaattttttttttattctttttgcttttttttcatCATGCAAATAAATTTTAGAGAACTGCAAAACCCCTAATAAATCCGACACTGGCGACAATGACGGTTGTACACTGTTAGCAACCACTGTGTATCCAGCTGCAATACCATGAGGTTTTGTGCATGTTAGCTCATAATTAGTGTGTTAGATTCCCTAactaatttgtttaattaattaattatttatttataattgaaaTAAAGATTTAATGGGGAATTAAGGTGGTGGGTGATGAGGATCAGAACAAACAATGGATAAGAAGGTTAGATGGATTCAGTGTGAAAACTGATTAGGAAGGGTGACAGGTGTACTTACTTGTGAATCTGCTCTTTTTGGTTATGTCAAATTTTACTGCCTTATTATATTccaaggaagataagagaagtTTTGAATCAGTGATGGTTTGTATAAGGCCAGATACGAGATGGGGTTGCGTACATAAAGTTTTGGTTGTTAAAAATAGGGaagtgaaaaaaatttgaggatGTGTTTTACATGTGCCAAATTAACCTTCTCAACATAATCTATCTATCCTATAGTCAGAAAATATAGAGATTTCTATGAATAGCAATGTccattttcacacttcttttGGGGGTTCAATGGAGGAATACTTCTAGAATTAAATTCAAGTTTGACCATATATGAGAATTGGTCCCGAGTTCAAATGTCAAGGTGTGTTGAGTTTTGGTCAAATTTACCCTTACGACAGGTGAAAAATCTTTATTTGTCATATTGATGCTATGCGAACTTACCAAAGGCAAATTGTCCTCCTCAAAAGAAGGCCATAGTTTTTAGAATTtagtttatttcttttatttatttttatttaatgctTTGTCCCACCACGCTATGCATCAATTCGTATCGATTGAAGCAGAGCATGGTGGGACAATGCAATTTGATAACAAGGATAGCTTCTACTAGATCAATCCACTAAGAATTGAACAAAGTAGAGTTAGAGAAGAAtctcttattttaatttaatacaACAAAAGTTGGTCTCTAATGAGAGTTTACAATCTTAAATAGTAGAAGGAAAACAAAACTTAAGGAAACCCTAATTAGATAAaacgaaaattttaattaaataaaagcaaataaaagaaataaattaaaatttaaaaaaactctAACCTTCTTCGAGGAAGGGCAATCTGTCTTTGGCGAATTCGCACTGCCTCACACACATCTAAAATAGATAGTCTCAATTGTGGTCATATATCACACTTCCCTTGAAATTTTAGCCCACATAACGTCTGTTTTGCACTTGAAAACTCAAGTCAATTATAATATAATCTCGATTAAATACTATTTATGTCTGGTCTTGACTTGGGGCCAATGTGATAAATTATGCAATGTGATTGTTGCTTTTGCGTGCATCTTTACGCCAGACGGACTCCAGTACAGAAATGGATAAAATTAATACATCggatataattttaatttgttgCAAAAATGGATAGATCCATGACTTCTGTCAAAGAT
Coding sequences:
- the LOC120008434 gene encoding zinc finger protein ZAT10-like produces the protein MALEALNSPTTAGPTFPFEDPKLGEAWVKRKRSKRPRLDHAPTEEEYLALCLIMLARGTTASQQRHSSPAPPLPPTVTLDQKLSYKCSVCNKVFSSYQALGGHKASHRKGSDEQSNSTTTSSATAASNGSGRVHECSICHKSFPTGQALGGHKRCHYEGGDKGGLRVSEGVSSTDTKSNITNSSSHREFDLNLPALPDFSSGFFISRHDDEVESPHPSKKPRVLTQPKIEV